The following is a genomic window from Spiribacter sp. 1M189.
TGTCGGTATTGAGAGGTTGTCTGTCATGGAGCTGCTAGCTGCGGCATTCGCCATGTTTTATCAGTTCGGCGATGCATTCGCTTTTCTGGTTATCGCGAGCGCTGGCCTTGCCGTGATCTTCGGGATGATGCGCATCATCAATCTGGCTCATGGTGAGTTCATTATGTGCGGTGCATACGTCACGGCCGTGGCCGCGCGTACAGGGTTGCCTCTGGCGCTCGCCATTTTGCTGGGTGCGATTACAGCCGGACTTATCGGGATGCTGATCGAGCGGTTGGTGATCCGGCACCTCTATCACAGACCACTGGATTCGATTATTGCTACTTGGGGAATCAGCCTGATTGCCACCCAGGGTGTACTTATTGTTTTGGGATCAACGATGGCTGGCATCGGCACGCCGCTTGGCAGTGTCGAAGTCGGCGGCCAGACTTTCTCAGCCTACCGGCTGGTGCTTATGGCCTGCGCAGGGGCGCTTTTGATCGGGCTGTACCTGCTTTTCTATCACACCCGTTTCGGCGTACTGGCGAGAGCAACCATCCAGAAACCCGAGACCGCGCGAGCGTTGGGTATCGATACGCGCCGGGTCTACGGACTCACTTTCGGTCTGGGTGCGGCGCTCGCCGGACTCGCCGGAGGACTCTATGCCCCGACCATGACGATGGTTCCAACGATGGGGGCTACCTTCATCGTCGAGAGCTTCGTCACCGTTGTCGTCGGCGGCGCCGATATCTTCGTCGGAGCCGCTCCGGCTGCGGCGATTCTCGCCGTTATCAAGGCTACCCTGACGGCGGGCTATGGACAGCTCTTCGGCCAGATCGGCCTGCTCGTTGCTGTGATCGTCGTGATTCGACTGTTACCCGGGGGTCTTTCCGCCTGGATCAAGAAGACCGGGCGCTAAATCGATGGAGCCGTCAATGCAGAACCGCGATGTCACCCTGACTCCCGGGACAAAGGTCGATCGAAAAAAACTCCCGATCTGGCTTTCGAGACTGGAGGGTCCTCAGACCGTTGGAAGCGGCCCCGGTTTTTGGTCACTCTTTGTTGTGGCCTTGATCGTTGCCGCTCTGTATCCGCTTTTTGCTAATGACTATGCGGTCGGGAATACCGCCTACTTCATGGTCTGGACATTCATGGCGATGGGCCTTGGCGTTGTCTGGGGCTACGCTGGCGCACTCAGCTTCGGGCAAACCGCGTTTTTCGGTCTGTCCGGGTATGCTTATGGGGTCCTGACCATCAATTTCGGTAGCGCGTACGGGTTCACTCTCCTATCGCTCCTGCTTGCTGTTGCACTTGGAGCGCTGTTCGCGCTGCTTATTGGCTATTTCATGTTCTTTGGCCGGATCCGAGGCGTATTCATTGGCATTGTTACGCTTTCAGTCACCCTCGTGCTCGAGGCCTTCATGGCGCAGACCGCAGGGCCGCAATGGGCCATCGGCAGTGCGCGGTTGAACGGATTTAACGGCATGTCCGGAATGCCGCCGCTCACTATTCCCTGGTTTGACGGCCCCATTCTACTGTATGCCGGAACGTCTCTTTACTACGTTCTGCTTGGCCTGGTGCTATTCTGCTATCTCGGTCTTCGCATGCTATTGAATGCGCCCTTCGGCAATGTTCTCGTCGCAATAAGGGAAAATCCCGAGCGCGCCGAGATGCTTGGCTACGACATTCGTATCTACCAAATGCTCGCTTTCACCCTGGGGGGAGCGCTGGCGGGCCTCTCCGGTGTGCTCTACACGGCATGGGGCCAGTACATCACGCCATCCAGCATGGGCCTCATGTCTGCGGCGCTTCCCATCGTCTGGGTCGCCGTTGGTGGCCGGAGCGATATCACCGCCACATTGATAGGGAGTTTGCTGGTGCTCGCGACGTTCCAGTCGTTGACGATTTACGGCAGTCAATACGCGCTGGTTGTGATGGGCGCACTGCTCCTTTTCACGGTTCTCGTGACGCCTAATGGGCTCGTTCTGGAGGCGATGCACGCGATTCGCCGTCTAACTGGGGGGCGGGGGCAATGAGCGACATCCTGGTGGTCGAAAAACTCAACAAGCGCTTTGGTGGAGTCGTTGTCGCCAAGGACATCGACTTTCGTTTGCCCGCGGGGAGCATACACTGCCTCATCGGTCCGAATGGCGCGGGAAAGTCCACATTTTTCCGTCTTATACTAGGCGAGCATTTACCCGATAGCGGTTCGATTCGGTACAACAATGAGGAAATCAACAGGCTTCGCGCCTTTCAAAGAATCAGGCGTGGGATCAGTGTGAAGTTCCAGGTGCCTGGAATATTCAAGGCCCTCAGTGTCAGGCAAAATCTCGCTGTGGCTTTCCAGCACCATCTCCACGGCCACACCCTCAATGCAACGATTCATAGAGTGCTTGAGTTTACTGGGCTGACGGAA
Proteins encoded in this region:
- a CDS encoding ABC transporter permease subunit, producing MELLAAAFAMFYQFGDAFAFLVIASAGLAVIFGMMRIINLAHGEFIMCGAYVTAVAARTGLPLALAILLGAITAGLIGMLIERLVIRHLYHRPLDSIIATWGISLIATQGVLIVLGSTMAGIGTPLGSVEVGGQTFSAYRLVLMACAGALLIGLYLLFYHTRFGVLARATIQKPETARALGIDTRRVYGLTFGLGAALAGLAGGLYAPTMTMVPTMGATFIVESFVTVVVGGADIFVGAAPAAAILAVIKATLTAGYGQLFGQIGLLVAVIVVIRLLPGGLSAWIKKTGR
- a CDS encoding ABC transporter permease subunit, which produces MQNRDVTLTPGTKVDRKKLPIWLSRLEGPQTVGSGPGFWSLFVVALIVAALYPLFANDYAVGNTAYFMVWTFMAMGLGVVWGYAGALSFGQTAFFGLSGYAYGVLTINFGSAYGFTLLSLLLAVALGALFALLIGYFMFFGRIRGVFIGIVTLSVTLVLEAFMAQTAGPQWAIGSARLNGFNGMSGMPPLTIPWFDGPILLYAGTSLYYVLLGLVLFCYLGLRMLLNAPFGNVLVAIRENPERAEMLGYDIRIYQMLAFTLGGALAGLSGVLYTAWGQYITPSSMGLMSAALPIVWVAVGGRSDITATLIGSLLVLATFQSLTIYGSQYALVVMGALLLFTVLVTPNGLVLEAMHAIRRLTGGRGQ
- a CDS encoding ABC transporter ATP-binding protein; translated protein: MSDILVVEKLNKRFGGVVVAKDIDFRLPAGSIHCLIGPNGAGKSTFFRLILGEHLPDSGSIRYNNEEINRLRAFQRIRRGISVKFQVPGIFKALSVRQNLAVAFQHHLHGHTLNATIHRVLEFTGLTEEVSTPAGNLAHGQQQWLEIGMAVGVEPSLLLLDEPTAGMSPDETKKTGEMLHELNRQDITILAVEHDMSFVEQIADAVTVLHLGSVFAAGTIKEIVNHPGVQQIYLGVSDD